From Tautonia marina, one genomic window encodes:
- a CDS encoding BON domain-containing protein, with the protein MRQVKHAGAWLAALALSGTAATAEAQVIRSEGPAQQVGQVVGGALDTAGRAVERSLRTAFARTRGAVESMEVTSRVYSRLLWEKELTGSRFVIDARPGGVVILRGSVPSPEAADRAAALAISTVGVSRVFNELVAPEGTTTTVLPGSATDRPLGDPRSEPILEPLPRAEPLPQPNTGAEPGLEPLRRPEPRPTPDPETPVEPTPSIRPPLPTP; encoded by the coding sequence ATGAGACAGGTCAAGCATGCAGGGGCCTGGCTGGCAGCCCTGGCCCTGAGCGGAACGGCGGCGACCGCCGAGGCGCAGGTGATTCGGTCGGAGGGGCCGGCGCAGCAGGTGGGTCAGGTCGTCGGTGGGGCACTCGACACGGCCGGCCGGGCGGTCGAGCGGAGCCTGCGAACCGCCTTCGCCCGCACCCGAGGCGCGGTCGAGTCGATGGAAGTCACCTCCCGCGTCTACAGCCGGTTGCTCTGGGAGAAGGAACTGACCGGCAGCCGGTTTGTTATCGACGCCCGGCCCGGCGGGGTGGTCATTCTGCGAGGGAGCGTGCCCAGCCCCGAGGCGGCCGATCGGGCCGCGGCGCTGGCCATTTCGACCGTCGGTGTCTCGCGGGTCTTCAATGAACTGGTCGCGCCGGAGGGGACCACCACGACGGTTCTTCCCGGCTCCGCGACCGACAGGCCCCTCGGCGATCCGCGCTCCGAGCCGATTCTGGAACCGCTGCCCCGCGCCGAGCCCTTGCCCCAGCCGAACACCGGGGCCGAGCCGGGTCTGGAACCGCTGCGGCGCCCTGAGCCTCGGCCGACCCCCGATCCCGAAACTCCGGTCGAGCCGACCCCGTCCATCCGCCCTCCCTTGCCAACCCCCTGA
- a CDS encoding vitamin B12-dependent ribonucleotide reductase, with translation MRPPPGDSTHSEYLIIDTFDHRRRPAMATVDHREELGQDRGQGAGTAGRGMVVPRVFSTEGVSPFDQVEWDERTAAIKDERGKVIFEQTGCEVPRSWSQLATNVVVSKYFYGEVNTPEREFSVRQLVHRVTRTITDWGKADGYFASDADAETFYDELSALCVNQYGSFNSPVWFNVGLYHQRGVSGDANNYRWDEETRSVVAVDDAYKYPQGSACFIQSVSDDMEGIMKLAHAEAMLFKYGSGTGTDLSTLRSSREKLSGGGRPSGPVSFMRVYDAVASVVKSGGKTRRAAKMQTLKCWHPDILEFITAKTNEEQKAHALIREGYDANFNGEAYSSVLFQNANLSVRATDAFLRAAVNDEEWTTRAVTTGRPMDTYRAKDLLDKIAEGTWTCGDPGMQYEDTIQKWHTCPNTAPINSSNPCSEYMFLDDSACNLSSINLMKFRREDGSFDAEGFRAACRIFITAQEILVDHVSYPTDLIAANSHAFRPLGLGYANLGALIMSTGRPYDSPEGRALAGAITAIMHGEAYRTSAEHAGRLGPFDGFRINREPMLRVMEMHRDAVESIDPSCPDALLTEARKVWDECLELGRTNGYRNSQVTVLAPTGTIAFMMDCDTTGIEPDIALVKYKSLAGGGMLKIVNRTVPMALKTLGYDEPVIRGVLDYIDEHDTIEGAPGLDNDHLAVFDCAFPPRNGVRTIAWEGHVRMMAAAQPFLSGAISKTVNMPREATVADIRDAYLEGWRLGLKALAIYRDGSKESQPVSTSSEDQKIAAELAKAKTDLEKAWNEVNAARAALDAEHERLQRERAGLKPAAAAQPPAPVGGRPAEIGPPRRERLPDTRRSMTHKFDIQGHEGYINVGFYDDGRPGELFITMAKEGSTVGGLMDVVGTLVSMGLQYGVPLEVFVNKFAHSRFEPAGFTKNPDIPIAKSVTDYIFRWLGIQFIPGYREANTPRRDGVEPTSPITVSPAPAAALTGPSADLDAPTAPSTPVIKTNGHRTATMADLDDAEATASHSSSSSSRTDSLVPSHEIGLGAQQQEFARFQSDAPSCDNCGALTVRCGTCYRCFNCGNSMGCS, from the coding sequence ATGCGCCCACCTCCAGGAGATTCGACTCACTCCGAATACCTGATAATAGATACGTTCGATCACAGGCGGAGGCCGGCGATGGCGACCGTTGATCATCGGGAAGAGCTCGGGCAGGATCGGGGCCAAGGGGCCGGGACGGCGGGGCGGGGGATGGTGGTTCCTCGCGTCTTCAGCACCGAGGGGGTCAGCCCGTTCGATCAGGTCGAGTGGGACGAGCGCACCGCGGCCATCAAGGACGAGCGTGGCAAGGTCATCTTCGAGCAGACCGGCTGCGAGGTGCCGCGCTCCTGGAGCCAGCTCGCCACCAACGTCGTCGTCAGCAAGTACTTCTACGGTGAGGTCAACACGCCCGAGCGTGAATTCAGCGTTCGGCAACTGGTCCACCGCGTCACTCGGACCATCACCGACTGGGGCAAGGCCGACGGCTACTTCGCCTCCGACGCCGACGCCGAAACCTTCTACGACGAACTGTCAGCCCTCTGCGTCAACCAGTACGGCTCGTTCAACTCCCCCGTCTGGTTCAACGTCGGCCTCTACCACCAGCGCGGCGTCTCCGGAGACGCCAACAACTACCGCTGGGACGAGGAAACCCGTTCGGTCGTCGCCGTCGACGACGCCTACAAGTACCCGCAAGGCTCGGCCTGCTTCATCCAGTCGGTCTCCGACGACATGGAAGGGATCATGAAGCTGGCCCACGCCGAGGCCATGCTCTTCAAGTACGGCTCGGGCACCGGTACCGACCTCTCGACCCTCCGCTCCAGCCGCGAGAAGCTCTCCGGCGGCGGCCGACCCTCCGGCCCGGTCAGCTTCATGAGGGTGTATGACGCCGTCGCCAGCGTCGTTAAGTCGGGCGGCAAGACCCGACGCGCCGCCAAGATGCAGACGCTCAAGTGCTGGCACCCCGACATCCTCGAATTCATCACGGCCAAGACCAACGAGGAACAAAAAGCCCACGCCCTGATCCGCGAAGGCTACGACGCCAACTTCAACGGCGAGGCGTATAGTTCCGTCCTCTTCCAGAACGCCAACCTTTCTGTCCGAGCCACCGACGCCTTCCTCCGCGCCGCGGTCAACGACGAGGAATGGACCACCCGCGCCGTCACCACCGGCCGGCCGATGGACACCTACCGCGCCAAGGATCTCCTCGACAAGATCGCCGAGGGGACCTGGACCTGCGGCGACCCCGGCATGCAGTACGAGGACACGATCCAGAAGTGGCACACCTGCCCCAACACGGCGCCGATCAACTCGTCGAACCCGTGCTCCGAGTACATGTTCCTCGACGATAGCGCCTGCAACCTCTCGTCGATCAACCTGATGAAGTTCCGCCGCGAGGACGGCAGCTTCGACGCCGAAGGCTTCCGCGCTGCCTGCCGCATCTTCATCACCGCTCAGGAAATCCTCGTCGACCACGTCAGCTACCCGACCGACCTGATCGCCGCCAACAGCCACGCCTTCCGGCCCCTCGGGCTCGGCTACGCCAACCTCGGCGCGCTCATCATGTCGACCGGCCGGCCGTACGACTCTCCCGAAGGCCGGGCCCTGGCCGGGGCGATCACCGCCATCATGCACGGCGAGGCCTACCGGACCTCCGCCGAGCACGCCGGCCGCCTCGGACCCTTCGACGGCTTCCGGATCAACCGCGAGCCGATGCTCCGCGTCATGGAGATGCACCGCGACGCCGTCGAGTCGATCGACCCGTCTTGCCCCGACGCGCTGCTGACCGAGGCCCGCAAGGTCTGGGATGAGTGCCTCGAACTCGGCCGGACCAACGGCTACCGCAACAGCCAGGTCACCGTGCTCGCCCCGACCGGCACCATCGCCTTCATGATGGACTGCGACACCACCGGCATCGAGCCCGACATCGCCCTGGTCAAGTACAAGAGCCTCGCCGGCGGCGGCATGCTCAAGATCGTCAACCGCACCGTGCCGATGGCGCTCAAGACCCTCGGCTACGACGAGCCGGTCATCCGCGGCGTTCTCGACTACATCGACGAGCACGACACGATTGAAGGGGCCCCCGGCCTCGACAACGACCACCTGGCCGTCTTCGACTGTGCCTTCCCGCCGCGCAACGGTGTCCGGACGATCGCCTGGGAAGGGCACGTCCGCATGATGGCCGCCGCGCAGCCGTTCCTCTCGGGAGCGATCTCGAAGACCGTCAACATGCCCCGCGAGGCCACCGTCGCCGACATCCGCGACGCCTACCTCGAAGGCTGGCGGCTCGGACTGAAGGCGCTGGCCATCTACCGCGACGGTTCGAAGGAATCGCAGCCGGTCAGCACTTCCAGCGAGGATCAGAAGATCGCCGCCGAGCTGGCCAAGGCCAAGACCGACCTGGAAAAAGCCTGGAACGAGGTCAACGCCGCCCGCGCCGCCCTCGATGCCGAGCACGAACGCCTCCAGCGCGAGCGTGCCGGCCTCAAGCCCGCCGCGGCCGCGCAGCCTCCCGCCCCCGTCGGCGGCCGACCCGCCGAGATCGGCCCCCCGCGCCGCGAGCGCCTGCCCGACACCCGCCGCAGCATGACCCACAAGTTCGACATCCAGGGTCATGAGGGGTACATCAACGTCGGCTTCTACGACGACGGCCGCCCCGGCGAGCTGTTCATCACGATGGCCAAGGAGGGTTCCACCGTCGGCGGCCTGATGGACGTCGTCGGCACGCTCGTCTCGATGGGCCTGCAATACGGGGTCCCGCTCGAAGTCTTCGTCAACAAGTTCGCCCACAGCCGCTTCGAGCCGGCCGGGTTCACCAAGAACCCCGACATCCCGATCGCCAAGAGCGTCACCGACTACATCTTCCGGTGGCTCGGCATCCAGTTCATCCCCGGCTACCGCGAGGCCAACACCCCTCGCCGCGACGGTGTCGAGCCCACGAGCCCCATCACCGTCTCCCCCGCTCCCGCCGCCGCGTTAACCGGTCCTTCCGCCGACCTCGACGCCCCCACCGCGCCGAGCACCCCCGTCATCAAGACCAACGGCCACCGCACCGCCACCATGGCCGACCTCGACGACGCCGAGGCCACCGCCTCTCACTCGTCCTCCTCGTCGTCCCGCACCGATTCCCTCGTCCCCTCCCACGAGATCGGCCTCGGCGCCCAGCAACAAGAATTCGCCCGCTTCCAGTCCGACGCCCCCTCCTGCGACAACTGCGGCGCCCTCACCGTCCGCTGCGGCACCTGCTACCGCTGCTTCAACTGCGGCAACTCGATGGGCTGCTCCTGA
- the rplU gene encoding 50S ribosomal protein L21 — MYAIFEDGSHQFRVSEGDLVTVDRRDGDDGDEITFDKVLLISGTDGEPTIGAPVVEGAQVVAKVVRQFRDKKIVIRKFRRRKGYRRKRGHRQPFTTVQIVSIKTA, encoded by the coding sequence ATGTACGCCATCTTCGAGGACGGTAGCCACCAGTTCCGCGTCAGCGAGGGCGACCTCGTGACCGTCGATCGCCGCGATGGAGATGACGGCGACGAAATCACCTTCGACAAGGTGCTGCTCATCTCCGGCACCGACGGCGAGCCGACGATCGGCGCCCCGGTTGTCGAAGGGGCCCAGGTGGTCGCCAAGGTGGTCCGTCAGTTCCGCGACAAGAAAATCGTCATCCGCAAGTTCCGCCGGCGCAAAGGGTACCGCCGCAAGCGCGGTCACCGTCAGCCCTTCACCACGGTCCAGATCGTCAGCATCAAGACCGCCTGA
- a CDS encoding nuclear transport factor 2 family protein, with protein MDVFRSGATAPIAPEQEELVEQVRALYGCIIRGDFAALGDLMTEDVCLDIDAPSMPAFHGRTDGRDAVLAVIEQNFSQVDEQVPEVREVVVQGDTVVVLSRESGQVTADGQTYLFSWLQFFTFREGRLCLIRERIS; from the coding sequence ATGGATGTTTTTCGTTCGGGAGCCACCGCGCCGATCGCTCCCGAACAGGAGGAGCTGGTCGAGCAGGTCCGGGCCCTCTACGGCTGCATCATCCGGGGAGACTTCGCAGCCCTGGGAGACCTGATGACCGAGGACGTCTGCCTCGACATCGACGCCCCCTCGATGCCCGCCTTTCACGGCAGAACCGACGGGCGAGACGCGGTGCTCGCCGTGATCGAGCAGAACTTCTCCCAGGTTGACGAGCAGGTTCCCGAGGTCCGGGAGGTGGTCGTGCAGGGGGATACGGTGGTGGTCCTCAGCCGGGAATCGGGGCAGGTGACGGCCGATGGCCAGACCTATCTGTTCTCCTGGCTCCAGTTCTTCACCTTCCGCGAGGGCCGGCTCTGCTTGATCCGCGAACGAATCTCCTAA
- a CDS encoding ATP-binding protein, which yields MKYPEQVFTPRSANVNEIMYVDRPFLENALESSLRGSLHTIIHGESGTGKSWLYKSVMSKLAYVYFPANLANASRMGSITNEISNIIATLDPFRKVAYRESKAATLSVPGVEGGLGHDAEYQLAEIDPLERCFALARRKANDSDAFVVLDNLESVFDDKSLMKELANVITLLDDERYSRYRVKLLIVGVPSGVKEYFASTPNMHTISNRLYELPEVSRLSYDQASALIVRGLIGELKFRASSSQDLDQLVHYISWVTDRVPQRIHEYCLELSRIIAKNGNVINLDLLEEADRQWVSSSLSHDYSVIESLMNNKDTRVGRRNQVLFSLGKMDGDEIKLQDIEDIVRREFPSSTCGTKLNISGMLSELAGGEKAVIKRSAKGDSYVFKDPKFRMCIRVMLLKENDETVKKIDLSKLTG from the coding sequence ATGAAATATCCCGAACAAGTGTTTACACCACGATCTGCCAATGTGAATGAAATTATGTATGTAGATAGGCCGTTTCTTGAGAATGCGCTCGAATCAAGCTTGAGAGGCTCACTCCACACCATCATTCATGGGGAAAGTGGCACAGGGAAATCATGGTTGTATAAAAGTGTAATGTCTAAATTGGCCTACGTTTACTTTCCTGCAAACTTGGCTAATGCGTCCAGAATGGGATCAATAACAAATGAAATTTCAAATATAATCGCGACTTTAGACCCTTTTCGTAAGGTTGCTTATCGCGAGTCGAAAGCAGCAACATTATCGGTTCCTGGTGTCGAAGGAGGTCTTGGTCACGATGCTGAGTATCAATTGGCCGAGATAGATCCTTTGGAACGCTGTTTTGCCCTGGCAAGAAGAAAAGCCAACGATTCAGATGCATTTGTTGTTTTAGACAATTTAGAATCTGTGTTCGATGATAAAAGTTTGATGAAAGAGCTCGCAAATGTAATTACATTGCTTGACGATGAGCGCTATTCTAGATATCGTGTAAAATTGTTGATTGTCGGTGTGCCAAGCGGGGTAAAGGAGTATTTTGCTAGTACTCCAAATATGCATACTATTTCAAATCGTCTGTATGAATTGCCAGAAGTTTCAAGGCTCTCGTATGATCAGGCGTCGGCTTTGATTGTGCGGGGTTTGATAGGAGAGCTCAAGTTTAGAGCCTCTAGTTCCCAAGATCTTGATCAGCTTGTTCATTATATTAGCTGGGTTACAGATCGAGTACCCCAAAGAATTCATGAATATTGTCTCGAGCTTTCGAGAATTATTGCAAAAAATGGAAATGTTATAAATTTGGATTTGCTAGAAGAAGCTGATCGGCAATGGGTAAGTTCTTCGCTTTCCCATGATTATTCGGTCATAGAGAGTTTGATGAATAACAAAGATACACGCGTAGGAAGAAGGAATCAAGTATTGTTTTCGCTTGGAAAAATGGATGGTGATGAAATTAAGTTGCAAGACATAGAGGATATCGTGAGAAGAGAATTCCCGAGTTCCACCTGCGGAACAAAATTGAATATTAGTGGGATGCTTTCCGAGCTTGCTGGAGGGGAAAAAGCAGTGATAAAACGGTCAGCAAAAGGCGATTCTTACGTTTTTAAAGATCCCAAATTCAGAATGTGCATTAGAGTGATGTTGCTTAAAGAAAATGACGAGACGGTTAAGAAGATTGATTTGTCCAAATTGACTGGTTGA
- a CDS encoding DUF6883 domain-containing protein → MKIPEDAIIADDKLTKYLLIHRPEDDKSKFLGLAGFDVSCADSLRDELRALAARVDAVEDGVNSQGTYYLVRGAITGPNGRSLKVVTVWIHLQADGSYRFVTLKPDKSRQP, encoded by the coding sequence ATGAAGATTCCCGAAGATGCGATCATTGCCGATGACAAACTGACCAAGTACCTACTGATCCACCGCCCTGAAGACGACAAATCCAAGTTCCTCGGCTTGGCTGGATTCGACGTCTCCTGTGCCGACTCGTTGCGTGATGAACTTCGTGCCCTTGCCGCTCGCGTGGATGCGGTGGAAGATGGAGTCAACTCGCAAGGAACCTACTACCTTGTCCGAGGGGCGATCACGGGTCCGAACGGCCGATCATTGAAGGTGGTCACGGTCTGGATCCACCTGCAAGCTGACGGATCATACCGCTTTGTGACACTCAAGCCCGACAAGAGCCGCCAACCATGA
- a CDS encoding bifunctional YncE family protein/alkaline phosphatase family protein, whose translation MRWGWHMVSRSGRLAREAIAVAGVLGFTLQAEALGQEAIGPDREAVAAIWPGITPEGSVVLPNGWSLKPAGSQVPLAGDFPVLMARHPSEPVLAVLFAGYRTHEVVTIDLESNRVIGRVALPASFSGLVWSPGGDRLFVGGGFDDLIYRFEHDSGLLSGKVEIRYPGPLVAADPPPENEQDIRRTGQRVPGGLALSGDGKTLWVANVWGDTVAKFDAETGALLGEFFTGVRTYPYGLAIDEARGRVYASLWGASAVVAIEMETGDRVARWETEEHPNELLLAREGKILYVANANRNTVSVIDTDEGRTLETIGTAIAPDAPAGSTPNALALSPDEAVLFVSNANTNHVAVVNVEQPGRSRSMGFLPVGWYPTCVRLSEDGKTIYVSNGKGAMSRSNRQGPQPVAGPRPPTVEYIGGLFEGTLSVIPMPTPDRMAELTRTVYECSPIDRESPTAVIAERPEGNPIPAKVGDPSPIKYCIYIVKENRTYDQVFGDLPEGKGAPELCLFPEEVTPNHHALAREFVLLDNFYVESEVSADGHEWTMAAYATDFVERTWPLGYRGDRRVPYPSEGNFEIARPAGGYLWDRAREAGVSYRSYGEFISNGPTPDAPGVATVETLEGHFDPFFRSYDLNYPDVKRAERFLEELARFEEEGEMPQLMIVRLPNDHTAGTRVGGLTPRAMVADNDLALGKLVEGVSKSKFWPETAIFVVEDDAQNGPDHVDAHRTVALCISPYTRGTGKDSTMYSTSSMLRTMELILGLEPMSQFDAAARPMYASFRPEADLRPYDHLPARIDLEEVNLATAWGAELSERLDLTKEDAADDLLFNEIIWRSVKGADSPMPAPVRSAFVLQVEGDEDDEDEDEDEDGE comes from the coding sequence ATGAGATGGGGATGGCACATGGTTTCAAGGTCTGGGCGGCTCGCTCGCGAGGCGATCGCGGTGGCGGGGGTGTTGGGATTCACACTCCAGGCCGAAGCGCTGGGTCAGGAGGCGATCGGTCCCGATCGGGAAGCCGTTGCGGCGATCTGGCCGGGGATCACTCCGGAAGGGAGCGTGGTGCTGCCGAACGGCTGGTCGCTGAAGCCGGCCGGCAGTCAGGTGCCGCTGGCCGGCGACTTCCCGGTCTTGATGGCCAGGCACCCGAGCGAGCCGGTGCTGGCGGTGCTGTTCGCAGGATATCGTACGCATGAAGTGGTGACGATCGACCTGGAGTCGAACCGGGTGATCGGCCGGGTGGCGCTGCCGGCGTCGTTCTCGGGCCTGGTTTGGTCGCCGGGGGGAGATCGGCTGTTCGTCGGCGGCGGGTTCGACGACCTGATTTACCGCTTCGAGCATGACAGCGGGCTGCTCTCGGGGAAGGTCGAGATCCGCTACCCCGGGCCGCTGGTCGCGGCCGACCCGCCTCCCGAGAACGAGCAGGACATCCGCCGGACCGGCCAGCGGGTGCCGGGCGGCCTGGCCCTGTCGGGCGACGGCAAGACGCTCTGGGTCGCGAATGTTTGGGGCGACACGGTGGCGAAGTTCGACGCCGAGACCGGCGCACTGCTCGGCGAGTTCTTCACCGGAGTCCGGACGTACCCCTACGGCCTGGCGATCGACGAGGCGCGCGGGCGGGTGTACGCGAGCCTCTGGGGAGCGTCAGCCGTGGTGGCGATCGAAATGGAGACGGGGGACCGGGTCGCGCGCTGGGAGACCGAGGAGCACCCGAACGAACTCTTGCTGGCCAGGGAGGGGAAGATCCTCTACGTCGCCAACGCGAACCGGAACACGGTGAGCGTGATCGACACCGACGAGGGCCGCACCCTGGAGACAATCGGCACGGCGATCGCCCCGGATGCCCCGGCCGGCTCGACGCCGAACGCGCTGGCGCTGTCGCCGGATGAAGCGGTCCTGTTCGTCTCGAACGCGAACACCAACCACGTGGCGGTCGTCAACGTCGAGCAGCCCGGCCGCAGCCGGTCGATGGGCTTCCTGCCGGTCGGCTGGTATCCGACCTGCGTGCGGCTCTCCGAGGACGGCAAGACGATTTATGTGAGCAACGGCAAGGGAGCCATGTCGCGCTCGAACCGGCAGGGGCCGCAGCCAGTCGCAGGCCCGAGGCCGCCGACGGTCGAGTACATCGGCGGATTGTTCGAGGGGACGTTGTCGGTCATCCCCATGCCCACGCCCGACCGCATGGCCGAGCTGACCCGGACAGTCTACGAGTGCAGCCCGATCGACCGCGAGAGCCCGACCGCCGTCATCGCCGAGCGTCCCGAGGGAAACCCGATCCCGGCGAAGGTGGGGGACCCTTCACCGATCAAGTATTGCATCTATATCGTGAAAGAAAATCGAACGTATGACCAGGTGTTCGGCGATCTTCCCGAGGGGAAAGGTGCCCCGGAACTGTGCCTCTTTCCCGAGGAGGTGACGCCGAACCACCACGCCCTGGCGCGGGAGTTCGTCTTGCTGGACAACTTCTACGTGGAGAGCGAGGTCTCGGCCGACGGGCACGAGTGGACGATGGCGGCCTACGCGACCGACTTCGTCGAGCGGACCTGGCCGCTGGGTTACCGGGGGGACCGCCGCGTCCCCTACCCGTCCGAGGGGAACTTCGAGATTGCCCGCCCGGCCGGCGGATACCTCTGGGACCGCGCCCGGGAGGCGGGGGTGAGCTACCGATCGTACGGTGAGTTCATCAGCAACGGCCCGACCCCCGACGCCCCGGGCGTCGCCACCGTCGAGACGCTGGAAGGGCACTTCGACCCCTTCTTCCGCAGCTACGACCTGAACTACCCCGACGTGAAGCGGGCCGAGCGCTTCCTGGAGGAGCTGGCGCGGTTTGAGGAAGAAGGGGAGATGCCGCAATTGATGATCGTCCGCCTGCCGAACGATCACACCGCCGGCACGAGGGTCGGCGGCCTGACCCCTCGGGCCATGGTCGCCGACAACGACCTGGCGCTCGGGAAGCTGGTCGAGGGGGTGAGCAAAAGCAAGTTCTGGCCCGAGACGGCGATCTTCGTGGTCGAGGACGACGCCCAGAACGGCCCGGACCATGTCGATGCGCACCGGACCGTCGCCTTGTGCATCAGCCCGTACACCCGAGGGACCGGGAAGGACTCGACGATGTATTCCACCTCGTCGATGCTGCGGACGATGGAGCTGATCCTCGGCCTGGAGCCGATGAGCCAGTTCGACGCCGCGGCCCGCCCCATGTACGCCAGCTTCCGGCCCGAGGCGGACCTGCGGCCTTATGATCATTTGCCCGCGCGCATTGATCTCGAAGAGGTCAACCTCGCCACCGCCTGGGGGGCCGAGCTTTCCGAACGCCTCGACCTGACCAAGGAAGACGCCGCCGACGATCTGTTGTTCAACGAGATCATCTGGCGATCGGTCAAGGGGGCCGACTCTCCCATGCCCGCCCCGGTGCGCTCGGCGTTCGTCCTCCAGGTCGAGGGGGACGAGGACGACGAAGACGAGGATGAGGACGAGGACGGCGAGTGA
- a CDS encoding DUF4926 domain-containing protein, producing the protein MRPSLYERVSLLRDIAEYGLKCGDVVTLVDYIPDPKGGEDGAILEVFNALGESIAVVTVRESEIESLRADEILSVRPFAPVG; encoded by the coding sequence ATGAGACCTTCTCTCTACGAGCGTGTGTCCCTCCTTCGCGACATCGCCGAGTACGGCCTTAAATGCGGCGATGTTGTGACCCTCGTCGATTACATCCCCGATCCCAAGGGCGGCGAGGATGGCGCGATCCTCGAAGTCTTCAACGCCCTCGGCGAGTCGATCGCCGTCGTCACGGTCAGAGAATCGGAGATTGAATCGCTCCGCGCCGACGAGATCCTCTCCGTCCGCCCCTTTGCCCCAGTCGGTTGA